The Flavobacterium marginilacus genome window below encodes:
- a CDS encoding pectate lyase family protein — translation MIKKLVSSFALAMILGTNGQAQNNDKQIVKVDFDFFQRRLEEVHDPSYDSWVVNEMKEDQKIFNGITFKLKGNFTSKWNKVGISAPFYNKLASDGLVTAENLELKISGLKEGKHTLLTFHNAFDVITGKTFSPIKIFVNGKLAETVNASQRANAKIDATMAYLTFNAVKAQDVIIRFEIDPISNPDVVKQIVINGFELDTPNLMNQARTPEPKNGDEHVEAAKNVILKWDASKNAVAHKLYFGEDKNAVANANESSKEFRTKSIETIFPVSDLYSGTTYYWRVDEIDSNGDITLGNVWSFKPAQLAFPGAEGYGRFAVGGRGGKVVEVTNLNDDGPGSLRDAVNQQIGPRTIVFNVSGDIKLDSRLVVNQPYITIAGQTAPGEGITITRAPIGLTGDDGVIRFLKVRIGSGKTYDGMGLTGANFSIIDHCSISWTIDESFSSRGAHHITLQRTLISEALNVAGHDKYEAGKMHGYAATIGGDIGSFHHNLLAHNEGRNWSIGGGLSGDGFYTGRVDIRNNVVYNWGQRATDGGANEVNFVGNYYKPGASTKIFVALNAQHEGVGKGMQRYYFDGNVMPGYFDEKTQDKGRKMTITHNEIVNYLTFVDKPFFESFVNTQSANGAYKNVLSDVGATQPFFDKHDNRIIDETLKGTFTYKGSKSGLGGMIDNEADQGGWPNFASETRPADWDTDHDGLPNWWEKAFGLNENSKAGDFSEANSDADKDGFTQLDNYLDWMAQPHFFVNLGEKTVLSASDYFKGYENKPVYTFSNLNNGKVDLKGKEIQFSTVEKGLASFVITVKDADGDSMSRTINFFVK, via the coding sequence ATGATAAAGAAGTTAGTGAGTTCTTTTGCTTTGGCAATGATTTTAGGAACTAATGGACAGGCGCAGAACAACGACAAGCAAATTGTAAAAGTTGATTTTGACTTTTTTCAGAGAAGATTGGAGGAAGTGCACGATCCAAGTTATGATTCGTGGGTGGTGAATGAAATGAAGGAAGACCAAAAGATATTTAATGGAATAACTTTTAAGCTGAAAGGGAATTTTACTTCCAAATGGAACAAGGTGGGAATTAGCGCTCCTTTTTACAACAAATTAGCGAGCGACGGCTTGGTTACTGCCGAAAATTTGGAACTGAAAATCAGTGGATTGAAAGAAGGAAAACATACGCTTCTGACTTTTCATAATGCTTTTGATGTTATAACCGGAAAAACTTTTTCTCCGATAAAAATCTTTGTAAACGGAAAATTAGCAGAAACTGTAAATGCTAGTCAGAGAGCCAATGCCAAAATTGACGCGACAATGGCGTATTTGACTTTTAATGCCGTAAAAGCTCAGGATGTAATCATTCGTTTTGAAATCGATCCGATATCAAACCCTGATGTCGTAAAGCAGATTGTAATTAATGGATTTGAGTTGGACACACCAAATTTAATGAATCAAGCGCGTACTCCGGAACCAAAAAATGGAGACGAACACGTTGAGGCAGCTAAAAATGTTATTTTAAAATGGGATGCCTCAAAGAATGCTGTAGCCCACAAATTGTATTTTGGAGAAGATAAAAATGCTGTTGCAAATGCCAATGAATCTTCAAAGGAATTCAGAACAAAATCAATAGAGACAATATTTCCGGTTTCGGATTTATACAGCGGTACCACGTATTACTGGCGTGTGGATGAAATTGATAGCAATGGTGATATAACCCTAGGAAATGTTTGGTCATTCAAACCGGCTCAGCTGGCTTTTCCAGGAGCGGAAGGTTATGGCCGTTTTGCTGTTGGAGGCCGTGGCGGAAAAGTGGTTGAAGTAACCAACCTAAACGATGACGGACCAGGAAGTTTGCGCGATGCAGTCAATCAGCAAATTGGTCCAAGAACGATTGTATTTAACGTTTCTGGAGATATCAAACTGGATTCAAGATTGGTGGTGAACCAGCCTTATATTACGATTGCCGGACAGACAGCTCCGGGTGAAGGAATCACAATTACAAGAGCGCCAATCGGGTTGACCGGTGATGATGGTGTTATCCGATTTTTGAAAGTCCGAATTGGTAGCGGAAAAACCTATGACGGAATGGGGCTTACAGGTGCCAACTTCAGTATCATAGACCACTGTTCTATCAGCTGGACAATTGATGAATCATTTAGTTCCCGTGGAGCACACCACATTACATTGCAGAGAACTTTAATTTCTGAAGCATTAAATGTAGCAGGTCACGATAAATACGAAGCTGGAAAAATGCATGGATACGCTGCTACAATTGGAGGAGATATTGGCAGTTTTCACCACAATTTATTGGCCCATAATGAAGGACGTAACTGGAGTATTGGCGGTGGTTTAAGCGGTGATGGATTCTACACGGGAAGAGTAGATATCAGAAACAATGTGGTTTACAACTGGGGACAAAGAGCAACAGACGGAGGAGCAAATGAGGTTAATTTTGTGGGTAATTACTATAAGCCGGGCGCTTCAACCAAAATTTTTGTGGCACTGAATGCACAGCACGAAGGGGTTGGAAAAGGAATGCAGCGTTATTATTTTGACGGAAACGTTATGCCTGGATATTTTGATGAAAAAACGCAGGATAAAGGAAGAAAAATGACAATAACTCATAATGAAATTGTCAACTATCTGACGTTTGTCGATAAACCGTTTTTTGAATCTTTTGTGAACACACAATCTGCGAATGGAGCATATAAAAATGTGCTTTCTGATGTTGGGGCTACTCAGCCGTTTTTTGACAAACACGATAACCGAATCATTGATGAAACCCTAAAAGGAACCTTTACTTACAAAGGAAGCAAAAGCGGTTTGGGAGGTATGATTGATAACGAAGCCGATCAGGGAGGATGGCCAAATTTTGCCTCCGAAACCCGTCCTGCGGATTGGGACACCGATCACGACGGACTGCCAAATTGGTGGGAAAAAGCTTTTGGTCTAAACGAAAATTCGAAAGCTGGTGATTTTTCAGAAGCTAATTCAGATGCTGATAAAGACGGATTTACACAATTGGACAATTATTTAGACTGGATGGCACAGCCTCATTTTTTTGTGAATTTGGGAGAAAAAACAGTTTTGAGCGCTTCTGATTATTTTAAAGGATATGAGAATAAACCAGTTTATACTTTCTCTAATCTTAACAACGGGAAAGTAGATTTAAAAGGAAAAGAAATTCAGTTTTCAACTGTAGAGAAAGGATTAGCTTCTTTTGTGATCACAGTAAAAGATGCCGATGGCGATTCTATGAGCCGAACTATAAATTTCTTTGTAAAGTAA
- a CDS encoding aceric acid hydrolase: MKKNSIILSAILFSTALLAQNKGLVANSESPYSKLQSVGLQDVKWTNGFWKEQFDVETKNTLPYMWDLYHNDSISHAYKNFEIAAGESKGTFKGPSFHDGDFYKIFEGMAAAYAVTNDKKLDAEMDKAIALFAKVQRKDGYIHTPVLIDQRWGTLGTEEVKKQLGFEKYNMGHLMTAACIHYRATGKTNFLEIAKGVADFLYDFYKKASPELARNAICPSHYMGIVEMYRTTKNPKYLELANNLIDIRGTTNDGTDDNQDRIPFRQQTTAMGHAVRANYLYAGVADLYAETGEKKLLDNLESIWDDVAYRKMYITGACGSLYDGVSPDGTSYNPADVQKIHQAYGRPFQLPNATAHTETCANIGNVLWNWRMLQITGDAKYADIVELALYNSVLSGISLDGKEFFYNNPLNVSNDLPFKQRWSKEREGYIALSNCCAPNVTRTIAEVSNYAYSFSKEGLYVNLYGSNNLNSTTLSGEKIEIEQQTNYPWDGKVTLKVIKAPKDIYAFLLRIPGWSAGAAISVNGKNRNETIVSGAYQKIEQKWKKGDVIELNIPMPVELMQANPLVEEVKNQVAVKRGPLVYCLESNELPANVSVNNIVLNVNSKFTTDFIKINNRELLSITASSSILSDNSWNKKLYQPISTNEGVKVSIKFIPYYAWGNHGKGEMAVWLSH, translated from the coding sequence ATGAAAAAAAATAGCATCATATTATCAGCCATACTTTTTTCAACTGCGTTATTGGCGCAGAACAAAGGTCTGGTTGCTAATTCCGAAAGTCCTTATTCTAAATTACAGAGTGTAGGATTGCAGGATGTAAAGTGGACGAATGGTTTTTGGAAAGAACAATTTGATGTTGAAACCAAAAACACGCTTCCGTATATGTGGGATTTGTATCATAACGATTCGATTTCGCATGCTTATAAAAACTTCGAAATTGCAGCAGGAGAAAGCAAAGGAACTTTCAAAGGGCCTTCTTTTCATGATGGTGATTTTTACAAGATTTTTGAAGGGATGGCCGCGGCTTATGCCGTTACTAACGATAAAAAACTCGATGCCGAAATGGATAAAGCCATTGCTCTTTTTGCAAAAGTACAGCGTAAAGACGGTTACATCCACACACCGGTTTTGATAGACCAGCGCTGGGGAACTTTGGGGACTGAGGAAGTAAAAAAACAATTGGGTTTTGAGAAATACAACATGGGGCATTTGATGACTGCAGCCTGTATTCATTATCGTGCTACCGGGAAAACCAATTTCTTGGAAATAGCAAAAGGTGTTGCTGATTTCTTATATGATTTCTACAAAAAAGCTTCGCCTGAATTAGCCCGAAACGCCATTTGTCCTTCTCATTATATGGGGATTGTTGAAATGTACCGTACCACGAAAAATCCGAAATATCTGGAATTGGCCAATAATCTAATCGATATCAGAGGAACTACTAATGATGGAACGGATGACAATCAGGACAGAATTCCGTTTAGACAGCAGACAACTGCCATGGGTCACGCCGTAAGAGCGAATTACCTGTATGCCGGTGTAGCCGATTTGTATGCTGAAACGGGAGAGAAAAAATTATTGGATAATCTGGAATCGATTTGGGATGATGTAGCCTACAGAAAAATGTATATTACTGGAGCCTGCGGTTCATTGTACGATGGTGTTTCGCCAGACGGAACTTCGTACAATCCTGCCGATGTTCAGAAAATTCATCAGGCGTATGGAAGGCCCTTTCAATTACCAAATGCTACTGCACATACAGAAACCTGTGCCAATATTGGAAACGTTTTGTGGAACTGGAGAATGCTTCAGATTACAGGTGATGCCAAATATGCAGACATAGTTGAATTGGCATTGTATAACAGTGTGCTGTCCGGAATTAGTCTGGATGGAAAAGAATTTTTTTATAACAATCCGCTGAATGTTTCTAATGACCTGCCTTTCAAACAAAGATGGAGCAAAGAACGCGAAGGTTATATCGCTTTGTCGAACTGCTGTGCACCGAACGTAACCAGAACGATTGCCGAAGTAAGTAATTATGCTTACAGCTTTTCGAAAGAAGGGTTGTATGTGAATTTATACGGAAGTAATAATTTGAATTCCACTACGCTTTCGGGAGAAAAAATTGAAATCGAACAGCAGACGAATTATCCATGGGATGGAAAAGTTACTTTGAAAGTTATAAAAGCTCCGAAAGACATTTACGCTTTTTTATTGAGAATTCCGGGCTGGAGTGCGGGAGCTGCTATTTCGGTTAATGGTAAAAATAGGAATGAAACTATAGTTTCTGGTGCATATCAAAAAATAGAGCAAAAATGGAAAAAAGGAGATGTTATTGAATTGAATATTCCAATGCCTGTTGAATTGATGCAGGCGAATCCATTGGTAGAAGAAGTAAAAAATCAGGTAGCTGTAAAACGCGGTCCCTTGGTATATTGTTTGGAATCGAATGAACTTCCGGCCAATGTTAGTGTGAACAATATTGTTTTAAATGTGAATTCTAAATTCACGACAGATTTTATAAAAATTAACAATAGAGAATTATTGAGTATAACGGCCAGCTCGTCAATATTATCAGATAATTCTTGGAATAAAAAATTATATCAACCCATTTCTACTAACGAAGGAGTGAAGGTTTCTATAAAATTTATTCCTTATTATGCGTGGGGAAACCACGGGAAAGGAGAGATGGCTGTGTGGCTTTCGCACTAA
- a CDS encoding SusC/RagA family TonB-linked outer membrane protein, translating to MKQTLVVRRCSVILFVLMSMFTYAQTAVSQINVTGTVTDNAGIPLSGVNVTEKSSKNTVTTDFTGHYKITVKSDATLVFSFIGMRKIEIPIAGRTVLNTKLQDDTNQLDNVVVVGYGSQKKKDLTSAIATIKPQELMDLPATNLSDALRGLVPGLNVSSSSGRPGDSGAISIRQTFGFSKDGNSTIPLVIIDDMIQVDPATGRATLDTFNRLDPSEIESMSILKDASAAIYGSRAAQGAIIIKTKRGKSGKAKFSYNSQLTINDAVSHTKTMDSYQYGVFANRYYTGGLLPTAVVDPAKMFSAKELEEMKSLNYNWLDEAWNTAIQQKHSLNVNGGNDGVTYFAGATYLTQDSNMGYQKYDKWNYRTGINAKIANNLDFSASISGNTGFVDKSFTKASSSITDGSYGSTASGEQADYGYLVHMPKYIPIQTTVGGIDYYTSPFNRPDKTMGTANNRSSIAGWNYFANLNNGSHQTNDDSSFNVNASLNYKLAAVKGLSFKANFAKTKSSIYTEQVQLPYDLARIRNYETQDNKLASEANPSVYNVNTNPAGDYLIETNVQSTRVAYNSNFAASTQLNFFTNYERTFGNHQISAMAGVEKSEYDNQKVSLLYINTPKDYLGTYATAGTVDTGNSQTARTEGGTLSYFGTVNYNYKSKYLAQFVLRSDASTKFAPENYWGTFPTLGLGWVVSKEDWFEKNVPAVNFFKLRYTIGKTGKDNLQAWKWYQFYQVIVNKGATFGPGGGQLGAGLTPEVNPNRDAAWDNIIKNNIGIDLAFLDNRLQFNADFYYDIAKNVLTDMGSAVGVPISIGGAFAEQNYAGYDAWGSELSLNWSDKIKGDFSYNIGVNFGYGDNKVTKYPDQGNLFPSNNARREGYSEGFNPVWGFRTWKETSTGDGILRTDADITNYWNYLKQHADAVGGTPNYFNIVDPAKILKGSLAYEDVGGQLKSDGTVGPADGQIAKENDYVKLANSARIYTVNTNLGFKYKNLSFKTQIATSWGGATFVDLIGMGNSAASIWSRETFWSDMYGADNLNGKYPNIAGTEVLNKSDFWQLDTFRCYIQNLTVAYEIPKQALANTKIQNISFGLTGNNLWDFYNPYPEHYRNMYDSSSTPYPTLRSWTVNLNVSF from the coding sequence ATGAAACAAACACTAGTAGTGAGAAGATGCAGTGTTATTTTATTTGTACTGATGAGTATGTTTACTTATGCTCAAACTGCAGTCAGTCAAATTAATGTCACAGGTACTGTTACTGATAATGCAGGAATACCTTTATCAGGTGTTAACGTAACCGAAAAATCATCGAAGAATACTGTTACTACAGATTTCACAGGTCATTATAAGATTACTGTAAAGAGTGATGCAACTTTGGTTTTCTCTTTTATAGGAATGAGAAAAATAGAAATTCCAATAGCAGGACGTACTGTTTTAAATACAAAACTGCAAGATGACACTAATCAGTTAGATAATGTTGTAGTTGTTGGATACGGTTCTCAGAAAAAGAAAGATCTTACAAGTGCTATTGCTACAATAAAACCACAAGAGCTGATGGATTTGCCTGCGACTAACCTATCTGACGCATTAAGAGGTTTGGTTCCAGGGCTTAATGTTTCAAGTTCGTCTGGACGTCCTGGAGATTCTGGGGCTATCTCGATTCGTCAAACTTTTGGTTTTTCAAAAGATGGGAATTCAACTATACCGTTAGTCATAATAGATGATATGATTCAGGTGGATCCAGCTACTGGTAGAGCTACATTAGATACTTTTAACAGATTGGACCCTTCTGAAATTGAAAGTATGTCTATTCTAAAGGATGCATCTGCCGCTATTTATGGTTCTCGTGCAGCACAGGGTGCTATTATAATAAAGACGAAGAGAGGAAAATCGGGTAAAGCTAAATTTAGTTATAATAGCCAGTTAACAATTAACGATGCTGTAAGTCATACAAAAACCATGGATTCTTATCAGTATGGTGTATTTGCTAACAGATATTATACCGGAGGATTACTTCCAACTGCTGTAGTTGACCCTGCTAAGATGTTTTCTGCAAAAGAATTGGAAGAAATGAAAAGTTTGAATTACAATTGGCTAGATGAGGCTTGGAATACTGCCATCCAGCAAAAACATTCATTGAATGTAAATGGAGGTAATGATGGTGTTACCTATTTTGCAGGAGCAACTTATCTTACGCAAGATTCGAATATGGGTTATCAAAAATATGACAAGTGGAATTATCGTACAGGAATTAATGCAAAAATTGCAAATAATTTAGATTTCTCCGCATCTATTTCTGGAAATACTGGTTTTGTTGATAAATCGTTCACTAAAGCGTCATCAAGTATTACCGACGGTAGTTATGGAAGTACTGCTTCTGGTGAACAGGCAGATTATGGATATTTGGTGCATATGCCGAAATACATTCCAATTCAGACTACGGTAGGAGGTATAGATTATTATACGTCCCCATTTAATCGCCCTGACAAAACTATGGGAACGGCAAATAATAGATCATCAATTGCTGGGTGGAATTATTTTGCGAATTTAAATAATGGTTCGCATCAAACAAATGATGACTCTTCGTTTAATGTGAATGCTTCGTTAAATTATAAATTAGCTGCTGTTAAAGGTTTGTCCTTTAAGGCTAATTTTGCTAAAACAAAAAGTTCTATTTATACCGAACAAGTTCAATTACCATATGACTTAGCAAGAATTAGAAATTATGAAACACAGGACAATAAGCTTGCAAGCGAAGCAAATCCTAGTGTCTATAACGTAAATACTAATCCTGCAGGGGATTATTTGATAGAAACCAATGTACAGTCAACAAGAGTTGCCTATAACTCTAATTTTGCTGCAAGCACGCAATTAAACTTTTTTACCAATTATGAAAGAACTTTTGGTAATCATCAAATTAGTGCGATGGCTGGAGTTGAAAAGTCAGAGTATGACAATCAAAAGGTTAGTTTACTTTATATAAATACTCCTAAAGATTATCTTGGGACTTATGCTACTGCAGGAACAGTAGATACTGGAAATTCTCAAACAGCTAGAACAGAGGGTGGTACACTTTCATATTTTGGGACTGTTAACTATAATTATAAATCAAAATATTTGGCACAATTTGTTTTGCGTTCTGATGCTTCTACAAAATTTGCACCAGAAAATTACTGGGGTACTTTTCCTACTTTAGGATTGGGTTGGGTAGTGTCTAAGGAAGATTGGTTTGAAAAGAATGTACCAGCAGTGAATTTCTTTAAATTACGCTATACAATTGGTAAAACTGGAAAAGACAATCTTCAGGCTTGGAAATGGTATCAATTTTATCAAGTTATTGTCAATAAAGGTGCCACATTTGGACCTGGTGGAGGACAGTTGGGGGCAGGTTTGACTCCCGAAGTGAATCCAAACAGAGATGCAGCATGGGATAATATCATAAAGAATAATATTGGTATTGATTTGGCTTTTTTAGATAATAGGTTACAATTTAATGCGGATTTCTATTATGACATAGCAAAAAATGTCTTGACAGATATGGGTAGCGCTGTTGGTGTACCAATTTCTATTGGTGGAGCTTTTGCTGAACAGAATTATGCAGGTTATGATGCTTGGGGATCAGAGCTTAGTTTAAATTGGAGTGATAAAATAAAAGGTGATTTTAGCTATAATATAGGTGTGAATTTTGGTTATGGAGATAATAAAGTAACAAAATACCCTGATCAAGGAAACCTTTTCCCATCTAATAATGCCAGAAGAGAAGGATATTCAGAAGGATTTAATCCAGTTTGGGGATTCCGTACCTGGAAAGAAACCTCTACAGGTGATGGTATTTTGCGTACTGATGCAGATATTACTAATTACTGGAATTATTTGAAGCAGCATGCTGATGCTGTGGGCGGTACTCCAAATTATTTTAATATAGTGGATCCTGCTAAAATTCTGAAAGGTTCGTTAGCTTATGAAGATGTAGGAGGACAACTTAAATCTGATGGAACTGTAGGTCCGGCCGATGGTCAAATTGCAAAAGAAAATGATTATGTGAAATTGGCAAATAGTGCAAGAATATATACAGTTAATACCAATTTGGGTTTCAAATACAAAAATCTTTCTTTTAAAACCCAAATCGCAACTTCTTGGGGAGGTGCTACATTTGTTGATTTAATAGGAATGGGGAATAGTGCTGCGAGTATTTGGTCACGTGAAACTTTTTGGAGTGATATGTATGGTGCAGACAATCTAAATGGAAAATATCCTAATATTGCAGGGACAGAAGTATTGAATAAATCTGATTTTTGGCAATTGGATACCTTTCGTTGTTATATTCAAAATTTAACAGTTGCGTATGAAATTCCTAAGCAGGCTCTTGCTAACACAAAAATTCAGAATATATCTTTTGGTCTAACAGGTAATAATCTTTGGGATTTTTACAATCCTTATCCAGAACATTATCGTAATATGTATGATAGCTCTTCTACACCGTATCCTACACTTAGATCTTGGACAGTTAATTTGAACGTATCATTCTAA
- a CDS encoding DUF5703 domain-containing protein, producing MKNLIFIFSFFFTLCIKAQIPVLDTYNQVWKTQSNNSSESMPLGGSDIGMNVWVEKGDLYFYFSRSGTFDEHNTLLKLGRVKITLTPNPFKDNEGFHQELKLKDGYILVGQNETKIKLWVDVFKPIIHVDLENKNPLKMTASYESWRYQNRISKGKENNANSYKWAPQGDLVNFKDSIAFENNGLKFYHRNREQTVFDVAVKQQKMESVKDQMMNPIANLTFGGFIKGDNLKPDGTYLGKYQDTDFKGFSLTSVKPSKKQSLEIYLNTSQSDFSTWNNGLQSLIVSNENTAKQAEKNTIKWWNNFWNRSFIFTQKNQSTEKDSVYQIGQNYQLFRYMLGCNAYGKYPTKFNGGLFTVDPVYTNKDLSFTPDFRNWGGGTMTAQNQRLVYHPMVKSGDFDMMKSQLDYYLSILKNAELRSKVYWKHNGASFTEQLENFGLPNPAEYEWKRPADYDPGMEYNAWLEYEWDTVLEFCQMMLQQKEYAGEDIQKYNSFIISCLRFFDEHYQYLAKQRGRKVLDGNGHLILFPGSGAETYKMANNSNSTISALKVITEQFLNLSEKELSEEDIEYLRGFQKRIPPLNFGIIENHKVLVPAKSWERINNSEIPQLYPVYPWGIYGVGKPDLETALNTWKYDTDAIKFRSHIGWKQDNIFSARLGLTEEAKKYNLLKMSNSERRFPAFWGPGYDWVPDHNWGGAGMIGMQEMLLQEVNGKIYLFPAWPKDWNVHFKLHASQNTTVEAELVSGELKVLKVIPEERKKDIINLLGKSEAEKMKLN from the coding sequence TTGAAAAATTTAATATTCATATTTTCTTTTTTCTTCACGCTTTGCATCAAAGCGCAAATCCCTGTGCTTGATACTTACAACCAGGTCTGGAAAACGCAAAGCAACAATTCATCAGAATCTATGCCTTTGGGAGGCAGTGATATTGGTATGAATGTCTGGGTCGAGAAAGGCGATCTGTATTTCTATTTTTCGCGAAGCGGAACTTTTGATGAACATAATACATTATTGAAATTAGGTCGAGTGAAAATTACTTTAACTCCGAATCCGTTTAAGGATAATGAAGGTTTTCATCAGGAATTGAAACTCAAAGACGGTTATATTTTAGTTGGACAAAATGAGACTAAAATCAAACTTTGGGTTGATGTTTTTAAACCGATTATTCATGTTGATTTAGAAAATAAAAATCCGCTGAAAATGACGGCTTCTTATGAAAGCTGGCGTTATCAGAATCGTATTTCAAAAGGAAAAGAAAATAATGCCAATTCTTATAAATGGGCACCTCAGGGAGATCTTGTCAATTTTAAAGATTCGATTGCTTTTGAAAATAATGGACTTAAATTCTATCACAGAAACCGCGAGCAGACTGTTTTTGATGTTGCCGTAAAACAGCAGAAAATGGAATCGGTTAAAGACCAGATGATGAATCCGATTGCCAATCTGACTTTCGGCGGATTCATTAAAGGTGATAACCTAAAACCAGACGGAACTTATTTAGGAAAATATCAGGATACCGATTTCAAAGGGTTTAGTTTAACGAGCGTTAAACCTTCAAAAAAACAGTCGCTGGAAATTTATTTAAACACCAGCCAGTCTGATTTTTCGACTTGGAATAATGGCTTGCAAAGTTTGATTGTTTCAAATGAAAACACTGCCAAACAAGCAGAGAAAAACACCATAAAGTGGTGGAATAATTTCTGGAACCGCAGTTTTATTTTTACCCAAAAAAATCAATCGACTGAAAAAGATTCGGTGTATCAAATCGGGCAGAATTATCAATTGTTCCGTTACATGCTCGGATGTAATGCTTACGGAAAGTATCCCACCAAATTTAACGGCGGACTTTTTACAGTTGATCCCGTTTATACCAACAAAGACCTGAGTTTCACTCCTGATTTTAGAAACTGGGGAGGAGGAACGATGACAGCTCAAAACCAGCGATTGGTTTATCATCCGATGGTAAAAAGCGGTGATTTCGATATGATGAAATCGCAGCTGGATTATTATTTAAGTATTCTAAAAAATGCCGAATTACGCAGTAAAGTCTATTGGAAACACAATGGAGCATCTTTCACAGAGCAATTGGAAAACTTTGGACTTCCAAATCCAGCGGAATATGAATGGAAACGGCCCGCAGATTACGATCCGGGAATGGAATACAACGCTTGGCTGGAGTACGAATGGGACACTGTTTTAGAATTCTGTCAAATGATGTTGCAGCAGAAAGAATATGCTGGAGAGGATATTCAGAAATACAATTCGTTCATCATTAGCTGTCTTCGTTTTTTTGATGAACATTATCAGTATTTAGCCAAACAAAGAGGCAGAAAAGTTTTGGATGGAAACGGACATTTGATTCTTTTTCCGGGTTCAGGCGCGGAAACGTATAAAATGGCGAATAATTCAAACAGTACTATTTCGGCATTGAAAGTTATTACCGAACAGTTTTTAAATCTTTCCGAAAAAGAATTGTCGGAAGAAGATATTGAATATTTAAGAGGCTTTCAAAAACGTATTCCTCCTTTAAATTTTGGCATCATTGAAAATCATAAAGTTTTGGTTCCGGCAAAATCGTGGGAACGCATTAATAATTCTGAGATTCCGCAACTATATCCAGTTTATCCTTGGGGAATTTATGGAGTGGGAAAACCCGATTTAGAAACCGCTTTGAACACATGGAAGTATGATACGGATGCTATTAAATTCAGAAGTCATATTGGATGGAAACAGGATAATATTTTTTCGGCTCGATTAGGTTTAACAGAAGAAGCAAAAAAATACAATCTTTTGAAAATGTCCAATTCAGAAAGAAGGTTTCCTGCATTTTGGGGTCCGGGTTATGATTGGGTTCCTGATCATAATTGGGGAGGAGCAGGGATGATTGGCATGCAGGAAATGCTTTTGCAGGAAGTTAACGGAAAAATATATCTTTTTCCAGCTTGGCCAAAAGACTGGAATGTGCATTTCAAATTGCACGCTTCCCAAAACACAACAGTGGAAGCTGAACTGGTAAGTGGTGAATTAAAAGTTTTGAAAGTAATTCCGGAAGAAAGAAAAAAAGACATTATAAACCTGCTCGGAAAATCTGAAGCAGAAAAAATGAAATTAAATTAA